Proteins encoded in a region of the Isosphaeraceae bacterium EP7 genome:
- a CDS encoding carbohydrate porin, whose protein sequence is MWKRWQLPGDWFGSRNQLAENGLTFLGDLTQYYQGVTTGGLAQRFAYGGRGDYLIDIDTRKSGLWSGGHLDLRGETRLGQDTNEIDGAVALSNFAMALPRPNRDATALTGVQYTQDLSQRASVFFGKLNLLDGTPAAYARGLRLNYFWNAAMQANLSRAYLLPSALGAGFTVRGEVEPVFNFYLLDTHYIPMTSGFSTLFSNGVVAYGEYRLRTSWFDLPGHSTFGFLYSSAARTALNSNPYLLLRLALSGAPLPVEDSAWTVTYHLDQVLYADADDPRRTWTLNSDLGLTDGNPNPIRWFANVSLVGNSPIRSRENDTIGIGYYHLGVSKLPILTIHGLGAEDGVELFYNAAVTPWFHVTPDLQILDPAQEHTAPALLFGIRARLSF, encoded by the coding sequence TTGTGGAAGCGATGGCAACTGCCAGGTGACTGGTTTGGCTCGCGAAACCAACTCGCCGAGAACGGCCTGACCTTCTTGGGTGATCTCACCCAGTACTATCAGGGGGTGACCACTGGCGGCCTGGCTCAGCGCTTTGCTTATGGTGGTCGCGGCGACTATCTGATCGACATTGATACCAGGAAATCGGGACTCTGGTCAGGAGGGCACCTCGATCTCCGCGGTGAGACGCGCCTGGGGCAGGACACAAATGAGATCGACGGCGCGGTGGCACTGTCGAACTTCGCCATGGCACTCCCGCGGCCGAACCGGGATGCGACGGCGCTCACCGGCGTGCAATACACGCAGGATCTCTCGCAACGCGCCTCCGTCTTCTTCGGTAAGCTCAACCTCCTGGATGGGACCCCTGCCGCGTACGCCCGAGGCCTGCGTCTGAACTACTTCTGGAACGCGGCGATGCAGGCCAACCTCAGCCGGGCCTATCTGCTCCCTAGCGCTCTGGGAGCCGGCTTCACGGTACGAGGCGAGGTCGAACCGGTGTTCAATTTTTATCTGCTCGATACCCATTACATCCCCATGACGAGCGGATTCTCGACGTTGTTCTCCAATGGCGTAGTGGCCTATGGAGAATACCGGCTGAGGACCTCTTGGTTCGACCTTCCGGGGCATAGCACGTTTGGATTTCTCTATTCTAGCGCGGCCCGGACGGCCCTTAATAGCAATCCTTATCTGCTTCTCCGGTTGGCCCTCTCGGGGGCTCCGTTACCTGTGGAGGACTCCGCCTGGACCGTGACCTATCACCTCGATCAGGTGCTTTATGCCGATGCGGACGATCCAAGGCGCACCTGGACCCTCAACAGTGATCTCGGCCTGACCGACGGGAATCCGAACCCGATCCGCTGGTTCGCCAACGTGTCCCTGGTCGGGAACAGCCCGATCCGCAGTCGCGAGAACGACACGATTGGCATCGGCTATTACCACCTCGGGGTCAGTAAACTGCCGATCCTGACAATTCACGGTCTCGGCGCCGAGGACGGCGTAGAATTATTTTACAATGCGGCAGTTACCCCATGGTTCCATGTGACACCTGACCTGCAAATCCTCGACCCCGCACAAGAGCACACCGCGCCGGCCCTCCTCTTCGGCATCAGGGCCAGGCTATCGTTCTGA
- a CDS encoding alpha-amylase family glycosyl hydrolase, whose product MSEPRYPSLYQINTRVWLTELSQKLGHSATLDDIPDVELDRLAELGFDWIWFLSVWQTGPGSQRVSRNNPDWRREFQETLPDLREEDIAGSGFAITGYTVHQNLGGDAALARLRERLRKCGLRLMLDFVPNHMGLDHPWIEHHPEYFIPGTEVDLASTPQNFTRVSRQGGDLILAYGRDPYFSGWPDTLQLNYANTATQEAMIGELVKIAGQCDGVRCDMAMLVLPDVFDRTWGQRAPLFWPNATRRVRERSPGFVFMAEVYWDLEWTLQQQGFDYAYDKRLYDRLRDHHARPVREHFHAGLDYQDKLARFLENHDEPRAAATFPPCIHEAAAVITYLSPGLRFFHQGQFEGRKKRISPHLCRAPFEPVDPAIRQFYDRLLTIIRQRVVRDGQWYLLECAPAWDGNWTHDCVVAFGWQRADGELLLVVVNYAPNQSQCRIRLSFSDLGGYSWNLQDQLSSDRVDRDGSELQSQGLFVDLRPWQASVFTFSRMAGPPT is encoded by the coding sequence ATGAGCGAGCCACGTTATCCCTCACTTTATCAGATCAATACCCGTGTCTGGCTTACGGAACTTTCCCAGAAGCTGGGACACTCCGCGACCTTGGACGACATTCCGGATGTCGAATTGGATCGCCTTGCCGAGTTAGGCTTCGACTGGATCTGGTTCCTTAGCGTCTGGCAAACCGGCCCGGGGTCGCAGCGAGTCTCGCGCAACAATCCAGATTGGCGCCGTGAATTTCAGGAGACGCTTCCGGATTTACGCGAGGAAGACATTGCCGGCTCAGGCTTCGCGATTACCGGCTACACGGTGCATCAGAATCTCGGAGGTGACGCTGCGCTGGCCCGCCTGCGCGAGCGGCTCCGCAAGTGCGGCCTGAGGCTCATGCTCGACTTCGTGCCCAATCACATGGGGCTCGATCATCCTTGGATCGAACATCATCCCGAGTATTTCATTCCTGGCACTGAAGTCGACCTGGCCAGCACTCCGCAGAATTTCACCCGAGTCAGTCGGCAGGGGGGCGATCTGATCTTGGCCTACGGCCGTGATCCGTATTTCTCCGGCTGGCCCGACACACTGCAACTCAACTATGCCAACACCGCTACGCAGGAAGCGATGATCGGAGAACTGGTCAAGATCGCCGGTCAGTGCGACGGTGTGCGCTGCGACATGGCGATGCTGGTCTTGCCGGACGTGTTCGACAGGACGTGGGGCCAGCGTGCGCCCCTCTTCTGGCCGAACGCGACACGACGGGTTCGAGAGCGCTCGCCGGGCTTCGTTTTCATGGCCGAAGTCTATTGGGACCTTGAATGGACGCTCCAGCAACAGGGATTTGATTACGCCTACGACAAGCGACTCTATGACCGCTTGCGTGACCACCACGCCCGTCCGGTCCGCGAACACTTTCACGCCGGCCTGGACTACCAGGATAAGCTGGCCCGCTTCCTGGAGAATCACGACGAGCCGCGGGCGGCGGCCACCTTCCCTCCTTGCATCCACGAAGCCGCCGCCGTCATCACGTATCTATCTCCAGGACTAAGGTTTTTTCATCAGGGACAATTCGAAGGGAGGAAGAAGAGGATTTCGCCCCATCTCTGTCGTGCACCGTTCGAGCCAGTCGATCCGGCGATTCGGCAGTTTTATGATCGTCTACTGACCATCATTCGTCAGCGAGTTGTGCGTGATGGTCAGTGGTACTTGCTCGAATGCGCGCCCGCCTGGGATGGTAACTGGACACACGATTGCGTCGTGGCTTTTGGCTGGCAAAGGGCGGATGGAGAACTGCTCCTCGTGGTCGTGAATTATGCCCCGAACCAAAGCCAGTGTCGTATCCGTCTATCGTTCTCGGATTTAGGTGGCTACTCCTGGAATTTACAGGACCAGCTCAGCTCCGACCGCGTTGATCGCGACGGCAGTGAACTTCAATCTCAGGGATTATTCGTCGATTTACGACCTTGGCAGGCGTCAGTCTTCACGTTCAGCAGGATGGCCGGGCCACCTACGTGA
- a CDS encoding glucosidase, producing MWLRAYDSEFLGPNHHSCDLWRRIGGGHLSVIVADYPQEKEPPMNSENSRLEESRSGRVEWKKWGPYLSERQWGTVREDYSENGDAWNFFTHDHARSRAYRWGEDGLAGISDDHQRLCFSLALWNGNDPILKERMFGLTNSEGNHGEDVKEYYFYLDSTPTHSYMKYLYKYPHAAYPYADLLETNRRRNRDEMEYELLDTGIFDDDRYFDIFVEYAKGGPEDILVRITAVNRGPDAAELHLLPTLWFRNDWSSWIADSNRATQKPNLTQVKTSAGRSAVTGTHPILGEFTLYCEGETPLLFTENETNHEKLFPALQNESPHVKDGINDYIVQGHQDAVNPAKQGTKAAAHYHVNVGGGQTEVIRLRLSKASPGQTCNPFGTLFNEVFADRLREADEFYKSVTPPSVSADAANVMRQALAGMLWSKQFFFFDGDNWLDEHNSNPLHSGYRNSRNSEWFHMLNKDIISMPDKWEYPWYAAWDLAFHALPLAIVDPDFAKDQLRLMLKGVYLHPSGQIPAYEWNFSDVNPPVHAWATLFLHRTTQALGGETDVDFLRGTFNKLMLNFTWWANRKDRFGKNVFEGGFLGLDNIGVFDRSAPLPTGGHLEQADGTAWMALFSQNMAELAVELAVHDPCYEDMVVKFVEQFLYIAAAMNRRGQDSMWDEEDGFYYDLLRLPDGSATRLKVRSLVGLLPLCATTVIEEWQRERVPRAMTGLLDLLRRIPELANAIHPTGPGHLGANGRGIFALLNPERLRRVLTKMLDEDEFLGPYGIRSISKFHEQHPYVFHVQGQEYRVDYLPAESNTGMFGGNSNWRGPVWMPVNAMIIRALLQFYLYYGDNFKIECPTGSGKMMNLFEVSEEISDRLTRTFLRDEQGRRPVYGGTEKFQSDPHWQDHILFYEYFHGDNGAGLGASHQTGWTGLVAKFIQLYGFLDADQALEGGKMAGFQKVKGEQ from the coding sequence GAATCGCGTAGCGGTCGAGTCGAGTGGAAGAAGTGGGGGCCGTATTTGTCCGAACGCCAGTGGGGCACTGTGCGTGAGGACTACAGCGAAAATGGGGACGCCTGGAACTTCTTTACCCACGATCATGCCCGCTCGCGTGCATATCGCTGGGGCGAAGATGGTCTGGCCGGCATTTCCGATGACCATCAGCGGCTCTGCTTTTCATTGGCCCTGTGGAACGGTAATGATCCGATCCTCAAGGAGCGGATGTTTGGATTGACCAACAGCGAAGGCAACCACGGCGAGGACGTCAAGGAATACTACTTCTATCTCGACAGCACGCCGACCCACTCGTACATGAAGTATCTGTACAAATACCCGCATGCGGCGTATCCCTACGCCGATCTCTTGGAGACGAACCGGCGGCGAAACCGCGACGAGATGGAGTATGAGCTCCTCGACACGGGCATCTTCGACGACGACCGATACTTCGACATCTTCGTCGAGTATGCCAAGGGCGGCCCGGAGGACATCCTGGTGCGGATCACGGCCGTCAACCGTGGACCGGACGCGGCTGAACTGCATCTTCTGCCGACATTGTGGTTCCGAAATGACTGGTCGTCCTGGATCGCCGATTCGAACCGAGCGACCCAGAAACCCAACCTCACGCAGGTCAAGACCTCGGCAGGCAGAAGCGCGGTCACGGGCACACATCCGATTCTCGGTGAATTCACCCTTTACTGCGAGGGCGAGACCCCGCTGCTCTTCACCGAGAATGAAACCAACCACGAGAAGCTGTTTCCCGCGCTGCAGAACGAGAGCCCCCATGTCAAGGACGGCATCAACGACTACATCGTGCAAGGCCATCAGGACGCGGTGAATCCGGCGAAGCAGGGCACGAAGGCCGCTGCCCACTACCACGTCAATGTCGGCGGCGGCCAGACCGAAGTGATTCGACTGCGGCTCTCCAAGGCTTCTCCAGGGCAGACATGCAACCCGTTCGGCACGCTCTTCAATGAGGTCTTCGCGGACAGGCTTCGTGAAGCCGATGAGTTTTACAAGTCGGTGACCCCGCCATCGGTGAGCGCCGACGCGGCCAACGTGATGCGCCAGGCTCTGGCTGGCATGCTCTGGAGCAAGCAGTTCTTCTTCTTCGACGGCGACAACTGGCTGGATGAGCACAATTCCAACCCGCTGCATTCCGGATATCGCAATTCCCGGAACTCGGAATGGTTCCACATGTTGAACAAGGACATCATCTCGATGCCCGACAAGTGGGAGTATCCCTGGTACGCGGCCTGGGATCTGGCGTTCCATGCGCTTCCGCTGGCGATCGTTGACCCCGACTTCGCCAAGGATCAGCTGAGGCTGATGCTCAAGGGAGTTTACCTGCATCCCAGCGGCCAGATTCCGGCTTATGAGTGGAATTTCAGCGACGTGAACCCGCCGGTTCATGCCTGGGCAACACTCTTCCTCCATCGCACCACCCAGGCCCTGGGCGGCGAAACGGATGTCGATTTCCTCAGGGGGACGTTCAACAAGCTGATGTTGAACTTCACCTGGTGGGCGAATCGCAAGGACCGCTTCGGGAAGAACGTCTTCGAGGGGGGCTTCCTCGGCCTCGACAACATCGGCGTCTTCGATCGCAGCGCCCCGCTCCCGACCGGTGGCCACCTGGAGCAGGCGGACGGCACGGCCTGGATGGCGCTGTTCAGCCAGAACATGGCGGAACTGGCCGTCGAACTCGCTGTCCACGATCCGTGTTACGAGGACATGGTCGTTAAGTTCGTGGAGCAATTCCTCTACATTGCCGCGGCGATGAACCGTCGCGGGCAGGACAGCATGTGGGACGAGGAGGACGGCTTTTACTACGACCTCCTGCGACTTCCCGACGGCAGCGCCACGCGGCTCAAGGTGCGTTCCCTGGTGGGGTTGCTGCCCCTTTGTGCCACGACGGTCATCGAAGAATGGCAGCGAGAGCGCGTTCCGCGGGCGATGACCGGTCTGTTGGATCTGCTACGCCGGATACCGGAACTTGCGAATGCGATTCACCCCACCGGACCGGGTCACCTCGGCGCGAACGGGCGCGGGATCTTCGCCCTGCTCAATCCGGAACGGCTCCGCCGGGTCCTCACGAAGATGCTTGACGAAGACGAGTTCCTGGGCCCCTACGGAATCCGCTCGATCTCGAAGTTCCACGAGCAGCATCCCTACGTCTTCCACGTCCAGGGCCAGGAGTACCGGGTGGACTATCTGCCGGCCGAGTCGAACACGGGAATGTTCGGCGGCAATTCGAACTGGCGCGGCCCGGTCTGGATGCCGGTGAACGCCATGATCATCCGGGCCCTCCTGCAGTTCTACCTGTACTACGGCGACAACTTTAAGATCGAATGCCCCACGGGGTCGGGCAAGATGATGAACCTCTTCGAGGTGAGCGAGGAGATCTCCGACCGTCTCACTCGGACATTCCTGCGCGATGAGCAGGGCCGGCGTCCGGTCTACGGCGGCACGGAGAAATTCCAATCCGACCCCCACTGGCAGGATCACATCCTCTTCTACGAATATTTCCACGGCGACAACGGCGCGGGCCTGGGCGCGAGCCATCAGACCGGCTGGACCGGGCTCGTGGCCAAGTTCATCCAGCTCTATGGCTTCCTGGATGCGGATCAAGCGTTGGAAGGCGGCAAGATGGCGGGTTTCCAGAAAGTGAAAGGGGAACAATGA